One window of the Nicotiana tabacum cultivar K326 chromosome 4, ASM71507v2, whole genome shotgun sequence genome contains the following:
- the LOC107785252 gene encoding E3 ubiquitin-protein ligase AIRP2 isoform X1 — MMTNYYQLVKSTSYEDSLKAIEADIQYANLLAASIPRFKNGTCLQMKLVYSNLAPILLFLLQRMDCSCTCLLPSYFNLFHIVVYKVIPNSKKKIPLDGRKASIREFYAVLLPSLQRLHDSSSEQDSSQDEHQVSKTIVGKKVQEKKHFDADLEKEDECGICLELCTKIVLPNCYHAMCINCYRDWNLRSESCPFCRGNLKRVNSGDLWVLTGNSDIVDQETLSNEDMLRFYLYINSLPKDTPEALFLVYYEYLI; from the exons ATGATGACAAATTACTATCAGCTTGTGAAATCTACTTCCTATGAAGATTCTTTAAAGGCAATTGAGGCTGATATTCAGTATGCCAATTTGCT GGCAGCTTCTATTCCAAGGTTCAAGAATGGCACTTGTCTACAAATGAAATTGGTGTACAGTAACTTGGCACCGATACTTTTGTTCTTGCTCCAGCGGATGGATTGCTCATGCACATGCTTACTTCCAAGTTATTTCAATCTCTTCCACATAGTTGTATACAAA GTTATCCCCAATAGCAAGAAGAAGATTCCTTTAGATGGGAGGAAAGCAAGCATTAGAGAATTCTATG CGGTTCTATTACCATCTCTCCAGCGCTTACATGATAGCTCATCAGAGCAGGATAGTAGTCAAGACGAACATCAAGTGTCAAAAACGATCGTTGGGAAGAAAGTACAAGAGAAAAAGCATTTCGATGCTGATCTAGAGAAAGAAGATGAATGTGGAATCTGCTTAGAACTGTGCACCAAAATAGTTTTGCCAAACTGCTATCATGCAATGTGCATTAATTGCTATCGTGACTG GAACTTAAGGTCCGAGTCCTGCCCATTTTGCAGAGGAAACCTCAAAAGAGTGAACTCAGGAGACCTGTGGGTTCTCACGGGCAATAGTGACATTGTTGACCAGGAAACTCTTTCAAATGAGGACATGTTGCGTTTCTATCTTTACATAAACAGCCTGCCTAAAGATACTCCAGAAGCCCTCTTCTTGGTTTACTATGaatatttgatatga
- the LOC107785252 gene encoding E3 ubiquitin-protein ligase AIRP2 isoform X3 yields MKLVYSNLAPILLFLLQRMDCSCTCLLPSYFNLFHIVVYKVIPNSKKKIPLDGRKASIREFYAVLLPSLQRLHDSSSEQDSSQDEHQVSKTIVGKKVQEKKHFDADLEKEDECGICLELCTKIVLPNCYHAMCINCYRDWNLRSESCPFCRGNLKRVNSGDLWVLTGNSDIVDQETLSNEDMLRFYLYINSLPKDTPEALFLVYYEYLI; encoded by the exons ATGAAATTGGTGTACAGTAACTTGGCACCGATACTTTTGTTCTTGCTCCAGCGGATGGATTGCTCATGCACATGCTTACTTCCAAGTTATTTCAATCTCTTCCACATAGTTGTATACAAA GTTATCCCCAATAGCAAGAAGAAGATTCCTTTAGATGGGAGGAAAGCAAGCATTAGAGAATTCTATG CGGTTCTATTACCATCTCTCCAGCGCTTACATGATAGCTCATCAGAGCAGGATAGTAGTCAAGACGAACATCAAGTGTCAAAAACGATCGTTGGGAAGAAAGTACAAGAGAAAAAGCATTTCGATGCTGATCTAGAGAAAGAAGATGAATGTGGAATCTGCTTAGAACTGTGCACCAAAATAGTTTTGCCAAACTGCTATCATGCAATGTGCATTAATTGCTATCGTGACTG GAACTTAAGGTCCGAGTCCTGCCCATTTTGCAGAGGAAACCTCAAAAGAGTGAACTCAGGAGACCTGTGGGTTCTCACGGGCAATAGTGACATTGTTGACCAGGAAACTCTTTCAAATGAGGACATGTTGCGTTTCTATCTTTACATAAACAGCCTGCCTAAAGATACTCCAGAAGCCCTCTTCTTGGTTTACTATGaatatttgatatga
- the LOC107785252 gene encoding E3 ubiquitin-protein ligase AIRP2 isoform X2 codes for MMTNYYQLVKSTSYEDSLKAIEADIQYANLLAASIPRFKNGTCLQMKLVYSNLAPILLFLLQRMDCSCTCLLPSYFNLFHIVVYKVIPNSKKKIPLDGRKASIREFYAVLLPSLQRLHDSSSEQDSSQDEHQVSKTIVGKKVQEKKHFDADLEKEDECGICLELCTKIVLPNCYHAMCINCYRDWQELKVRVLPILQRKPQKSELRRPVGSHGQ; via the exons ATGATGACAAATTACTATCAGCTTGTGAAATCTACTTCCTATGAAGATTCTTTAAAGGCAATTGAGGCTGATATTCAGTATGCCAATTTGCT GGCAGCTTCTATTCCAAGGTTCAAGAATGGCACTTGTCTACAAATGAAATTGGTGTACAGTAACTTGGCACCGATACTTTTGTTCTTGCTCCAGCGGATGGATTGCTCATGCACATGCTTACTTCCAAGTTATTTCAATCTCTTCCACATAGTTGTATACAAA GTTATCCCCAATAGCAAGAAGAAGATTCCTTTAGATGGGAGGAAAGCAAGCATTAGAGAATTCTATG CGGTTCTATTACCATCTCTCCAGCGCTTACATGATAGCTCATCAGAGCAGGATAGTAGTCAAGACGAACATCAAGTGTCAAAAACGATCGTTGGGAAGAAAGTACAAGAGAAAAAGCATTTCGATGCTGATCTAGAGAAAGAAGATGAATGTGGAATCTGCTTAGAACTGTGCACCAAAATAGTTTTGCCAAACTGCTATCATGCAATGTGCATTAATTGCTATCGTGACTGGCAA GAACTTAAGGTCCGAGTCCTGCCCATTTTGCAGAGGAAACCTCAAAAGAGTGAACTCAGGAGACCTGTGGGTTCTCACGGGCAATAG